The Pseudomonas azotoformans genome has a segment encoding these proteins:
- a CDS encoding gamma carbonic anhydrase family protein — translation MTLRTYQNHTPALGAGAFVDISAVVIGDVEIGADSSVWPLTVIRGDMHRIRIGARTSVQDGCVLHITHAGPFNPEGFPLLIGDDVTIAHKVMLHGCTVGSRILIGMGSIVMDGAVVEDDVIIGAGSLVPPGKKLESGFLYVGSPVKQVRPLTDKERAFFTYSAANYVKLKDLHLAEGFDR, via the coding sequence GTGACCCTTCGCACCTATCAGAACCACACGCCGGCCCTGGGCGCCGGGGCTTTTGTCGATATTTCGGCGGTGGTGATCGGCGATGTCGAAATCGGCGCCGACAGCTCGGTCTGGCCGCTGACCGTGATCCGCGGCGACATGCACCGCATCCGCATCGGTGCGCGCACCAGCGTGCAGGATGGCTGCGTGCTGCACATCACCCACGCAGGGCCCTTCAATCCGGAGGGCTTCCCGTTGCTGATCGGCGACGACGTGACCATCGCCCACAAAGTCATGCTGCATGGCTGCACCGTGGGCAGCCGCATCCTGATCGGCATGGGCAGCATCGTCATGGACGGCGCGGTGGTGGAAGACGACGTGATCATCGGCGCCGGCAGCCTGGTGCCGCCAGGCAAGAAACTCGAAAGCGGGTTCCTGTACGTGGGCAGCCCGGTTAAACAAGTCCGCCCGCTGACTGACAAGGAGCGCGCCTTTTTCACCTACAGCGCCGCGAACTACGTGAAGCTCAAAGACCTGCACCTGGCTGAAGGATTCGACCGATGA
- the prlC gene encoding oligopeptidase A, giving the protein MAPSLFLHVSSAKVPTVSANNPLLQSYDLPPFSAIRAEHVQPAIEQILADNRVAIEGILQSQGKNPTWAGLVLAMDELNDRLGAAWSPVSHLNAVCNSAELREAYEGCLPALSAYSTEMGQNRALFQAFEALANSPEAAGFDVAQKTILEHSLRDFRLSGIDLPPEQQKRYAEVQSKLSELGSKFSNQLLDATQAWTKHVTDEATLAGLTDSAKAQMAAAAQAKSLDGWLITLEFPSYYAVMTYAQDRALREEVYAAYCTRASDQGPNAGQNDNGPVMEQILDLRQELAKLLGYASFSELSLATKMAESSDQVLSFLRDLAKRSKPFAAQDLQQLKAYAAEQGCADLQSWDSGFYGEKLREQRYSVSQEALRAYFPIDKVLSGLFAIVQRLYGIEIAEQKGFDTWHPDVRLFEIKENGQHVGRFFFDLYARANKRGGAWMDGARDRRRKIDGVLQSPVANLVCNFTPADSGKPALLTHDEVTTLFHEFGHGLHHLLTRVEHAGVSGINGVAWDAVELPSQFMENWCWEPEGLALISGHYESGEPLPQDLLEKMLAAKNFQSGLMMVRQLEFSLFDFELHATHGDGRSVAQVLEGVRDEVSVMRPPAYNRFPNSFAHIFAGGYAAGYYSYKWAEVLSADAFSKFEEEGVLNAETGRAFREAILARGGSQEPMVLFVDFRGRAPSIDALLRHSGLSEDAAA; this is encoded by the coding sequence ATGGCCCCATCTTTGTTCTTACATGTTTCTTCAGCCAAGGTGCCAACCGTGAGCGCGAACAACCCGCTTCTGCAGTCCTACGACCTGCCGCCGTTCTCGGCGATCCGTGCCGAGCACGTCCAGCCGGCCATCGAACAGATCCTCGCCGACAACCGTGTCGCCATCGAAGGCATCCTGCAAAGTCAGGGGAAAAATCCGACGTGGGCCGGTCTGGTCCTGGCCATGGACGAACTGAATGACCGCCTGGGCGCCGCCTGGAGCCCGGTCAGCCACCTCAACGCCGTGTGCAACAGCGCCGAACTGCGCGAAGCCTACGAAGGCTGCCTGCCGGCGTTGAGCGCCTACTCTACCGAGATGGGCCAGAACCGTGCACTGTTCCAGGCCTTCGAAGCCCTGGCCAACAGCCCGGAAGCCGCCGGTTTCGACGTGGCGCAAAAAACCATCCTGGAACACTCCCTGCGTGACTTCCGTCTGTCGGGTATCGATCTGCCGCCGGAGCAGCAAAAACGCTACGCCGAAGTGCAGAGCAAGCTATCCGAGCTGGGCAGCAAATTTTCCAACCAATTGCTGGATGCCACCCAGGCCTGGACCAAACACGTCACCGACGAAGCCACCCTCGCCGGCCTGACCGATTCGGCCAAGGCGCAAATGGCCGCCGCCGCCCAGGCCAAAAGCCTCGACGGCTGGTTGATCACCCTGGAATTCCCAAGCTACTACGCGGTGATGACCTACGCCCAAGACCGCGCCCTGCGTGAAGAAGTCTACGCGGCCTACTGCACCCGTGCGTCGGACCAAGGCCCGAATGCCGGTCAGAACGATAACGGCCCGGTGATGGAACAGATCCTCGACCTGCGTCAGGAGCTGGCCAAGCTGCTGGGTTATGCGTCGTTCTCCGAATTGAGCCTGGCCACCAAAATGGCCGAGTCCAGCGACCAGGTGCTGAGCTTCCTGCGCGACCTGGCCAAGCGCAGCAAGCCGTTTGCCGCCCAGGACCTGCAGCAGCTCAAGGCCTACGCCGCCGAACAAGGCTGCGCCGACCTGCAAAGCTGGGACAGCGGTTTCTACGGCGAAAAACTCCGCGAGCAACGCTACAGCGTGTCCCAGGAAGCCCTACGCGCCTACTTCCCGATCGACAAAGTGTTGAGCGGCCTGTTTGCCATCGTGCAACGCCTGTATGGCATCGAGATCGCCGAGCAAAAAGGCTTCGACACCTGGCACCCGGATGTCCGCCTGTTTGAAATCAAGGAAAACGGCCAGCACGTCGGCCGTTTCTTCTTCGACTTGTACGCCCGCGCCAACAAGCGTGGCGGCGCCTGGATGGACGGCGCGCGCGACCGTCGCCGCAAAATCGACGGCGTACTGCAAAGCCCGGTGGCCAATCTGGTGTGCAACTTCACCCCGGCCGACAGCGGCAAGCCTGCCCTGCTGACCCACGATGAAGTCACTACCCTGTTCCACGAATTCGGCCACGGCCTGCATCACCTGCTGACCCGTGTTGAACATGCTGGCGTGTCCGGTATCAACGGCGTGGCGTGGGATGCGGTGGAGTTGCCGAGCCAATTCATGGAGAACTGGTGCTGGGAGCCAGAGGGCTTGGCGTTGATTTCCGGTCACTACGAAAGCGGCGAACCACTGCCCCAGGATCTGCTGGAAAAAATGCTCGCGGCGAAAAACTTCCAGTCCGGCTTGATGATGGTGCGTCAGCTGGAGTTTTCGCTGTTCGACTTCGAACTGCATGCCACCCACGGTGATGGCCGCAGCGTGGCCCAGGTGCTCGAAGGCGTGCGCGATGAGGTGTCGGTGATGCGTCCGCCGGCCTACAACCGCTTCCCCAACAGCTTCGCGCACATTTTCGCTGGCGGTTATGCGGCGGGTTACTACAGCTACAAGTGGGCTGAAGTGTTGTCGGCGGATGCCTTCTCCAAGTTTGAAGAAGAGGGCGTACTCAACGCTGAGACCGGCCGCGCCTTCCGCGAGGCGATCCTGGCGCGTGGCGGTTCCCAGGAACCGATGGTGCTGTTCGTCGACTTCCGCGGACGTGCGCCGTCGATTGACGCACTCTTGCGCCACAGCGGCCTGAGTGAGGACGCGGCAGCATGA
- a CDS encoding YheV family putative zinc ribbon protein, with amino-acid sequence MSEGPVITKKQFIAGAVCPACSEPDKLKMWTEDNVPHRECVACGYTDTLNDQGLSVPKELGTRVNTSALKAPADPKVQAVQFFPNPKLKKD; translated from the coding sequence ATGAGTGAAGGGCCTGTGATCACCAAAAAGCAATTTATCGCCGGGGCGGTCTGCCCGGCGTGCAGCGAGCCGGACAAGTTGAAGATGTGGACCGAAGACAACGTGCCCCATCGCGAGTGCGTGGCTTGCGGCTATACCGACACGCTGAATGACCAGGGGCTGTCGGTGCCCAAGGAATTGGGCACGCGGGTGAATACGTCTGCGTTGAAAGCCCCAGCGGACCCCAAGGTGCAGGCGGTGCAGTTCTTTCCTAATCCGAAGCTGAAAAAAGACTGA
- a CDS encoding M3 family metallopeptidase, translating into MPDPNPLLQDYHLPPFSAIRAEHLVPAVDAIVLHSRNEVARITASQRHYPNWDDLVLAMEAVTSRIDEVLVVISLLDSVNTDQQWMEASAQATFRAVEFVRELTSHRGLFDCYKMLVESSPAALFDASRQSLLRRTLSRFRLAGIELEPAAQKRLATLDREIAGLQQSFLTRLEQANSAWRKHITDESVLQGLSSALKARMARNARAVNLQGWLMTLNEESYRDCMAYAQNRILREEIFTAHNTRASDLGPHAGQFDNGPLLQRLMVSRNQKAKLLGYTNFVQLALEFQILDTDDQVLAFIRDQISVSRTVFAHDKQAITALGQELGLADLQRWDHAFLAQIIRQRTSGIAEEELRVYFPLDTTLSRLFALVGRLFDIQIIELYGFDSWAPGVRLFQLLDQGEVLGQIYFVPYRQNAADFPYALSLRNRWTTAESRRVQPMVVLFSQFEGAPDEPCLLGHRQLKILFHEFGHCFQHMMMGLGYRTKMGVDDVGMDSAEFCGQFFERWCDSPECLVWLSSHHETSANLPETLARQQVAYANTQTSWARAESLTMALFDIEVHRTQGDGRTIEQIFASANREVGHLPALDAVRYANGFSHMVSGYESGFYAYQWSEVLARAAFKRFEQEGVFNPQTGRAFRELVLAPGHSRSLVESVRLFLDVTPGNAV; encoded by the coding sequence ATGCCCGACCCCAATCCCTTGTTGCAGGATTATCACCTGCCGCCTTTCTCGGCTATTCGTGCCGAACACCTCGTGCCAGCTGTCGATGCGATCGTGCTGCACAGTCGCAACGAAGTCGCCCGCATCACCGCCAGCCAGCGGCACTATCCAAACTGGGATGATCTGGTGCTGGCGATGGAAGCCGTTACCTCTCGTATCGACGAGGTGTTAGTTGTGATCTCCCTCCTCGACAGCGTAAACACCGATCAGCAGTGGATGGAAGCCAGCGCGCAAGCCACTTTTCGGGCCGTAGAGTTCGTGAGAGAACTGACGAGTCATCGTGGGCTGTTCGACTGCTACAAAATGTTGGTTGAGAGCTCACCAGCAGCTCTGTTCGATGCGTCCCGTCAGAGTTTGCTGAGGCGCACCCTGAGTAGGTTTCGGCTAGCGGGTATCGAGTTGGAGCCCGCTGCGCAAAAAAGACTGGCGACGCTCGACCGTGAAATTGCCGGTCTCCAGCAATCGTTCCTGACTCGGTTGGAACAGGCCAACAGCGCGTGGCGCAAGCACATCACCGATGAATCAGTGCTGCAGGGACTTTCTTCGGCGCTCAAAGCGCGTATGGCACGCAATGCCCGTGCGGTTAACCTGCAAGGTTGGCTGATGACATTGAATGAGGAGAGTTACCGCGACTGCATGGCTTACGCGCAGAATCGAATATTGCGAGAGGAGATTTTCACCGCCCACAACACGCGTGCTTCTGACCTGGGTCCGCACGCCGGGCAGTTCGACAATGGTCCGTTGTTGCAGAGGCTGATGGTCAGCCGTAATCAAAAAGCCAAGCTATTGGGTTACACCAACTTTGTTCAATTGGCACTCGAATTCCAAATTTTGGATACCGATGATCAAGTGCTGGCTTTTATTCGTGACCAGATTTCGGTATCACGCACAGTCTTCGCCCATGACAAGCAGGCGATCACGGCATTGGGTCAAGAGCTTGGGCTGGCAGACCTGCAACGCTGGGACCACGCCTTTCTGGCGCAAATCATTCGGCAAAGAACCAGTGGTATTGCCGAAGAGGAACTGCGCGTCTATTTTCCCCTCGATACCACCTTATCTCGGTTGTTTGCGCTAGTGGGGCGTCTGTTCGACATCCAAATTATCGAACTGTATGGCTTCGACTCCTGGGCACCCGGGGTTCGCCTCTTTCAGCTACTGGATCAGGGTGAAGTGCTGGGTCAGATCTATTTCGTACCCTATCGGCAAAATGCCGCAGACTTCCCCTACGCATTATCGTTGAGAAACCGCTGGACTACGGCTGAAAGTCGCAGAGTGCAACCGATGGTCGTGCTCTTTAGCCAGTTTGAAGGGGCTCCTGATGAGCCTTGTTTGCTCGGGCATCGGCAGCTCAAGATCCTTTTTCATGAGTTCGGTCACTGCTTCCAGCACATGATGATGGGCTTAGGCTATCGCACCAAAATGGGCGTCGATGATGTGGGTATGGACAGTGCGGAATTTTGCGGTCAATTCTTTGAACGCTGGTGTGATTCACCTGAATGCCTTGTCTGGCTTTCCAGTCATCACGAAACGAGCGCGAATTTGCCTGAGACGTTAGCCCGGCAGCAAGTGGCGTATGCCAACACCCAGACCTCTTGGGCGCGTGCAGAGTCATTGACCATGGCGTTGTTTGATATCGAAGTGCACCGCACTCAAGGCGATGGCCGCACTATTGAGCAGATATTCGCGAGTGCCAACCGTGAAGTCGGGCACCTTCCGGCGCTGGACGCTGTGCGTTACGCCAATGGCTTCAGCCACATGGTGTCGGGATATGAAAGCGGATTTTATGCCTACCAATGGTCTGAAGTGCTGGCACGTGCAGCCTTCAAAAGGTTTGAGCAAGAGGGTGTGTTCAACCCGCAGACGGGTCGTGCGTTTCGCGAGCTCGTGCTTGCTCCCGGTCACTCTCGATCGTTGGTTGAATCGGTTCGGTTATTTTTAGACGTTACACCCGGCAACGCAGTTTGA
- a CDS encoding phosphatase domain-containing protein: MLKNQWLPAFGLAFIALFSSAFVQADEPISIRSPEWAQPVGSQYNLHQMTPTLYRSALPDSNAAPLLEKLKIGTVINFLPESDADWLKSPDIRQVQLTYRTNHVDDSDVLAALRAIQEAETNGPVLMHCKHGSDRTGLMAAMYRVVIQGWSKEEALNEMTLGGFGTSNGFKDGVRYMMRADVAKLRHALLNGECSTSAFALCSMKSWMNTANTGS, translated from the coding sequence ATGCTCAAGAATCAATGGCTACCGGCCTTCGGCCTCGCGTTCATCGCGCTGTTTTCCAGTGCCTTCGTTCAAGCCGACGAGCCGATCTCCATCCGTTCCCCCGAGTGGGCACAACCAGTGGGCAGCCAATACAACCTTCACCAGATGACACCCACGCTTTATCGCAGCGCGCTACCGGACAGTAACGCAGCGCCCCTGCTGGAAAAGCTCAAGATCGGCACCGTGATCAATTTCCTGCCGGAATCCGATGCCGACTGGCTCAAATCCCCCGATATCCGCCAGGTACAGCTGACTTATCGCACCAACCATGTGGATGATTCCGACGTGCTGGCGGCGCTGAGAGCCATCCAGGAAGCCGAAACCAACGGCCCGGTGCTGATGCATTGCAAGCACGGCTCTGACCGTACCGGCCTGATGGCGGCAATGTATCGGGTGGTGATTCAGGGGTGGAGCAAGGAGGAAGCGTTGAACGAGATGACCTTGGGCGGCTTCGGCACCAGCAATGGCTTCAAAGACGGTGTTCGCTACATGATGAGGGCCGATGTCGCCAAGTTACGCCATGCGTTACTCAATGGAGAATGCAGCACCAGTGCCTTCGCCCTGTGTTCGATGAAGAGTTGGATGAACACTGCCAACACTGGCTCCTGA
- a CDS encoding gluconate 2-dehydrogenase subunit 3 family protein, giving the protein MSDQDQDNPRRDFLRKSLTLIPVVTVASTGLGGSMLMATPEPAQAAPAKPKASEKAYEPTYFTAEEWAFINAAVAQLIPADAQGPGALEAGAPEYIDRQMNTPYASGALWFMQGPFNADAPPEMGWQSKLVPKEIYRLGIAATDAWSKAFNGKVFAAQDSATRDDMLRRLEAGGGEVTAHFEAVPPKMFFNLLLQNTKEGFFCDPIHGGNKGMVGWTMIGFPGARADFMDWVERNEQYPFPAVSIRGERA; this is encoded by the coding sequence ATGTCTGATCAAGATCAAGACAACCCCCGGCGTGACTTTCTGCGCAAATCCTTGACCTTGATCCCGGTGGTCACGGTTGCCAGCACCGGCCTTGGCGGCTCGATGCTGATGGCCACGCCTGAGCCGGCCCAGGCCGCGCCGGCCAAGCCTAAAGCCAGCGAAAAGGCCTACGAGCCCACGTATTTCACCGCCGAGGAATGGGCGTTTATCAACGCCGCTGTCGCGCAGCTGATTCCCGCCGATGCCCAAGGCCCAGGTGCCCTGGAAGCGGGTGCGCCGGAATACATTGACCGCCAGATGAACACGCCATACGCCAGCGGTGCCCTGTGGTTCATGCAAGGTCCGTTCAACGCGGATGCGCCGCCGGAGATGGGCTGGCAGAGCAAATTGGTGCCCAAGGAGATCTATCGTTTGGGCATTGCCGCGACGGATGCTTGGTCGAAAGCCTTCAACGGCAAAGTTTTTGCTGCGCAAGACAGCGCTACCCGAGACGATATGTTGCGCCGTCTGGAGGCTGGCGGCGGTGAGGTGACAGCGCATTTCGAGGCGGTGCCGCCCAAGATGTTTTTCAACCTGTTGTTGCAAAACACCAAGGAAGGCTTCTTCTGCGACCCGATCCACGGTGGCAACAAAGGCATGGTCGGCTGGACCATGATCGGCTTCCCCGGCGCTCGCGCCGACTTCATGGACTGGGTTGAACGCAACGAGCAATACCCTTTCCCGGCAGTTTCCATCCGCGGCGAGAGGGCATAA